One genomic window of Micromonospora sp. WMMD1128 includes the following:
- a CDS encoding UbiA family prenyltransferase, which yields MSVARALRAHVETWRPYTLWYVGLVGLGGAAVAAGPHHPWRLLSAWAAPTAGWLGGHYLGDWFDRELDAGSKPHRPIPSSRLGARTALACGCACFAVLAALAVAGGWGTTAAALLAGGGIVAYSRWLKARGIAGNLVRGALGAVALLYGALAVGLPADPFPALPVLLALIVAFWSHDAMSNLVGALRDIDGDRAGGYETLPVRRGVPFAVRTVVALHAVAIGAALTAGLLADRDARPAYLATLLVVVVVGVAAWTPLVARGAGMPVLVALRAHSVLVVERVVLASAVVGLGLGVAVQLLLALPMLAFTWWAQRGMRVRHELGPPTAGLALAAHRRVPLEDAT from the coding sequence GTGAGCGTCGCCCGGGCACTGCGGGCGCACGTCGAGACCTGGCGGCCCTACACGCTCTGGTACGTCGGGCTGGTCGGCCTCGGTGGCGCGGCGGTGGCCGCCGGCCCGCACCACCCGTGGCGGCTGCTGTCGGCCTGGGCGGCGCCCACCGCCGGCTGGCTCGGCGGCCACTACCTCGGTGACTGGTTCGACCGTGAGCTGGACGCCGGCAGCAAACCGCACCGGCCGATCCCGTCGAGCCGGTTGGGCGCGCGGACGGCACTGGCGTGCGGCTGCGCCTGCTTCGCCGTCCTCGCGGCGCTGGCCGTCGCGGGCGGCTGGGGCACCACGGCGGCGGCGCTGCTGGCCGGGGGCGGGATCGTCGCGTACAGCCGCTGGTTGAAGGCGCGGGGGATCGCCGGGAACCTGGTCCGGGGCGCGCTCGGCGCGGTCGCGCTCCTCTACGGCGCGCTCGCCGTCGGCCTGCCGGCCGACCCGTTCCCGGCGCTGCCCGTCCTGCTGGCGCTGATCGTCGCCTTCTGGTCGCACGACGCGATGTCCAACTTGGTCGGGGCGCTGCGCGACATCGACGGCGACCGCGCGGGCGGCTACGAGACGCTGCCGGTGCGCCGGGGCGTACCGTTCGCGGTCCGGACCGTGGTGGCGTTGCACGCCGTCGCCATCGGCGCGGCGCTCACCGCCGGCCTGCTGGCCGACCGCGACGCGCGGCCCGCCTACCTGGCCACGCTGCTCGTCGTCGTGGTCGTGGGCGTCGCCGCGTGGACGCCGCTTGTCGCCCGGGGCGCCGGGATGCCCGTCCTGGTGGCGTTGCGCGCCCACTCCGTCCTGGTCGTCGAACGGGTCGTGCTGGCCTCGGCCGTGGTCGGGCTCGGCCTCGGCGTCGCCGTGCAGCTCCTGCTGGCGCTGCCGATGCTCGCGTTCACCTGGTGGGCGCAGCGCGGGATGCGCGTCCGGCACGAACTCGGCCCGCCGACCGCCGGCCTGGCCCTGGCCGCCCACCGTCGAGTGCCCCTGGAGGACGCGACATGA
- a CDS encoding prenyltransferase/squalene oxidase repeat-containing protein, which yields MTEVTAEAVGKAIAAGAEALLRRQRPDGAFGDDPPASVLGTAGAVAALHAADPTGSADLVDAGAAWLRRQQHDDGGWGGVVGADSEVVPTAVAVAALALGAPAASVEAIAAGRARLAALGGVDAVTDRAISLLCRQLLTMAGMTAEAGPLRRLPLEIVLFDRVRRRRLSFRTAPFVGLALMQADLLPAGRLRRATLRRARPVAVGLLRSIFDHEGRTGALSEDPWPAALVLLGLARSGEAPDIARAVVGWLRRAVRPDGAWDAVANLDLTRSGYAVTGLVAAGYAADPRLRATRDFLHATQKPTAFDVLDVPPGGWSYSNVGGWPVTLESAEILSALAGLPDADTDPVLRTGLSWLVDRQDSRGSWSLWVRDTQLANDGPCPAITSQAVLALHDAGHPDDHPAIARAAAWLLTRAAPDGTFENLWYRDHTSGTAVVVGALSRVGHARHEVVRRAVRWLRDTQLPDGSWGPGDGTPGTVEETAWAVQGLLATGNPEVAAAADRGVAWLVSAAGPDGGWPAARVCNYIRHHMRYPNAVITQALALRALGDHRRVAAGRPDVAPGAVAR from the coding sequence ATGACCGAGGTGACCGCCGAGGCCGTCGGCAAGGCGATCGCCGCCGGCGCCGAGGCGCTGCTGCGTCGCCAACGCCCCGACGGCGCCTTCGGCGACGACCCGCCGGCGTCGGTGCTGGGCACCGCGGGCGCGGTGGCCGCGCTGCACGCGGCCGACCCGACCGGCAGCGCCGACCTCGTCGACGCCGGCGCCGCGTGGCTGCGTCGGCAGCAGCACGACGACGGCGGCTGGGGCGGCGTGGTCGGCGCGGACAGCGAGGTGGTGCCCACCGCCGTCGCGGTCGCGGCGCTCGCGCTCGGCGCGCCGGCCGCGAGCGTCGAGGCGATCGCCGCCGGCCGGGCCCGGCTGGCCGCCCTCGGCGGCGTCGACGCCGTCACCGACCGGGCCATCTCGCTGCTCTGCCGGCAACTGCTCACCATGGCCGGGATGACCGCCGAGGCCGGCCCGCTGCGCCGGCTGCCGCTGGAGATCGTCCTGTTCGACCGGGTCCGTCGCCGGCGGCTGTCGTTCCGCACCGCGCCCTTCGTCGGCCTCGCCCTGATGCAGGCGGACCTGCTGCCCGCCGGCCGGCTGCGCCGCGCCACGCTGCGCCGGGCCCGGCCGGTGGCGGTCGGCCTGCTGCGCTCCATCTTCGACCACGAGGGCCGCACCGGCGCGCTGAGCGAGGACCCGTGGCCCGCCGCCCTGGTGCTGCTCGGCCTGGCCCGCAGCGGCGAGGCGCCGGACATCGCGCGGGCCGTCGTCGGCTGGCTGCGACGGGCGGTACGCCCCGACGGCGCCTGGGACGCGGTGGCGAACCTGGACCTGACCCGCTCCGGCTACGCGGTGACCGGGCTGGTCGCCGCCGGGTACGCCGCCGACCCACGCCTGCGTGCCACCCGCGACTTCCTGCACGCCACCCAGAAGCCGACCGCGTTCGACGTGCTGGACGTGCCGCCGGGCGGGTGGAGCTACTCCAACGTGGGCGGCTGGCCGGTGACGCTGGAGTCGGCCGAGATCCTGTCCGCGCTCGCCGGCCTCCCCGACGCCGACACCGACCCGGTCCTGCGTACCGGCCTGTCCTGGCTCGTCGACCGCCAGGACAGCCGCGGCTCGTGGAGCCTGTGGGTACGCGACACCCAACTCGCCAACGACGGCCCCTGCCCGGCCATCACCAGCCAGGCCGTCCTCGCGCTGCACGACGCCGGGCACCCGGACGACCACCCGGCGATCGCGCGCGCCGCGGCCTGGCTGCTGACCCGGGCGGCGCCCGACGGCACGTTCGAGAACCTCTGGTACCGCGACCACACCTCCGGCACGGCAGTGGTGGTGGGCGCGTTGTCGCGCGTCGGCCACGCCCGGCACGAGGTGGTCCGCCGCGCGGTCCGCTGGCTGCGCGACACCCAGTTGCCGGACGGCTCGTGGGGGCCGGGCGACGGCACGCCCGGCACGGTCGAGGAGACCGCGTGGGCCGTCCAGGGCCTGCTCGCCACCGGCAACCCCGAGGTCGCCGCCGCGGCGGACCGGGGCGTCGCCTGGCTGGTGTCGGCCGCCGGGCCGGACGGCGGGTGGCCGGCGGCCCGGGTGTGCAACTACATCCGCCACCACATGCGCTACCCGAACGCGGTGATCACCCAGGCGCTCGCGCTGCGGGCGCTCGGCGACCACCGCCGGGTCGCCGCCGGGCGACCTGACGTCGCGCCCGGGGCGGTCGCCAGATGA
- a CDS encoding NAD(P)/FAD-dependent oxidoreductase — MSADVVVVGAGAGGLASARALGALGLRVVVLDRQRTPAAIAKGEILQPETVRILDSWGALDPLRATGARPVGRLAIRDPYGEPLLCLDYTGLPGAYREILCADYGDLRGVLADGLPATVDLRWGRRVTGLRRDDTGRVTGVRVTGDGTDEEIPAALVVAADGMSSPLRRAAGIAVRRSEYPHGLVAFDVADAEVADEVTAYRTGRGLCLVYPLPGGRCRLYVQVTPDEFRGRADLGSWCDRLLADVPAVRPLEPAIRASLHRRQLLAVYRLRTARLTVPGLALVGEAAHAVHPMAAQGVNSSLGDAETLAAGLAAEGGTPEPAAVDRALRAYEAARRPRLDHVATVSHNASRMITSVAGLPKLLGSRMMRRTAANPRLLGLTAGNLSGTDLRPLSLVDRLHQLGVLTDRHAHTRSAPAPSEK; from the coding sequence ATGAGCGCCGACGTCGTGGTGGTGGGCGCCGGCGCCGGTGGGCTGGCCAGCGCCCGCGCGCTCGGCGCGCTCGGCCTGCGGGTGGTGGTGCTCGACCGGCAGCGCACCCCGGCGGCCATCGCCAAGGGCGAGATCCTCCAGCCGGAGACCGTCCGCATCCTCGACTCCTGGGGCGCGCTCGACCCGCTGCGGGCCACCGGCGCCCGCCCGGTCGGGCGGCTGGCCATCCGCGACCCGTACGGCGAACCGTTGCTCTGCCTCGACTACACCGGCCTGCCCGGCGCGTACCGGGAGATCCTCTGCGCCGACTACGGCGACCTGCGCGGCGTGCTCGCCGACGGGCTGCCCGCCACGGTGGACCTGCGGTGGGGCCGGCGGGTCACCGGCCTGCGGCGCGACGACACCGGCCGGGTCACCGGCGTCCGGGTCACCGGCGACGGGACCGACGAGGAGATCCCGGCGGCGCTCGTGGTGGCCGCCGATGGCATGTCCTCGCCGCTGCGCCGGGCCGCCGGCATCGCGGTGCGACGCAGCGAGTACCCGCACGGCCTGGTCGCCTTCGACGTGGCCGACGCCGAGGTGGCCGACGAGGTGACCGCCTACCGGACCGGCCGCGGCCTCTGCCTGGTCTATCCGCTGCCGGGCGGCCGGTGCCGCCTCTACGTCCAGGTGACACCGGACGAGTTCCGGGGCCGGGCCGACCTGGGCAGCTGGTGCGACCGGCTGCTCGCCGACGTGCCGGCGGTCCGGCCGCTGGAGCCGGCGATCCGGGCGAGCCTGCACCGCCGGCAGCTCCTCGCCGTCTACCGGCTGCGCACCGCCCGCCTGACCGTGCCCGGTCTCGCGCTCGTCGGCGAGGCCGCGCACGCGGTGCACCCGATGGCGGCGCAGGGCGTCAACAGCTCCCTCGGCGACGCCGAGACGCTCGCCGCCGGCCTGGCCGCCGAGGGCGGCACGCCGGAACCCGCCGCGGTGGATCGGGCGCTGCGGGCGTACGAGGCCGCGCGCCGGCCCCGCCTCGACCACGTGGCGACCGTCAGCCACAACGCCTCCCGCATGATCACCAGCGTGGCCGGGCTGCCGAAGCTGCTCGGCTCGCGGATGATGCGCCGCACCGCCGCCAACCCCCGGCTGCTCGGGCTCACCGCCGGCAACCTCTCCGGCACGGACCTGCGACCGCTCTCCCTCGTCGACCGGCTCCACCAGCTCGGCGTGCTCACCGACCGGCACGCACACACCCGTTCCGCACCGGCGCCGTCGGAGAAGTGA
- a CDS encoding aminotransferase class I/II-fold pyridoxal phosphate-dependent enzyme gives MTPATTIAPVDLSMNETPYPPLPGVLRLVTDGAAALQRYPDRTAAALVAALSARLEVGPEAILVGPGSAGLCQHLVQSLGPRPEVVHAALSFEGYPLIIRNAGARAVPVPLDGYDHDLPAMADAVTERTRCVLLCHPNNPTGAALRRDRVEAFLDRIPADVPVIVDEAYREFVTDPAAPDGMELYRAYDNVCVLRTFSKAYGLAALRIGYAVLPPRLVPPAAMTGAVFFPNALAQAAAVASLTPEVESELTRRCADLVTARTRLTGALRDLGLTVAPSEANFLWLPLGERAVPFADRARAAGILVMALPGAGVRITVGSDEANDRLRTFVRDLLAEGF, from the coding sequence ATGACACCTGCCACCACCATCGCCCCGGTCGACCTGTCGATGAACGAGACGCCGTACCCGCCGTTGCCCGGCGTTCTTCGGCTCGTCACCGACGGCGCCGCCGCCCTCCAGCGGTATCCGGACCGCACCGCCGCCGCGCTCGTGGCCGCGCTGTCCGCGCGCCTGGAGGTGGGGCCGGAGGCGATCCTGGTCGGCCCCGGCTCGGCCGGGCTGTGCCAACACCTCGTGCAGTCCCTCGGCCCCCGGCCGGAGGTCGTGCACGCGGCCCTGTCGTTCGAGGGCTACCCGCTGATCATCCGCAACGCGGGCGCCCGCGCGGTGCCGGTGCCGCTCGACGGGTACGACCACGACCTGCCCGCGATGGCGGACGCGGTCACCGAGCGGACCCGGTGCGTGCTGCTGTGCCACCCCAACAACCCGACCGGGGCGGCGCTGCGCCGGGACCGGGTGGAGGCGTTCCTCGACCGGATCCCGGCCGACGTGCCGGTCATCGTGGACGAGGCGTACCGCGAGTTCGTCACCGACCCGGCCGCGCCGGACGGGATGGAGCTGTACCGGGCGTACGACAACGTCTGCGTGCTGCGCACCTTCTCCAAGGCGTACGGGCTGGCCGCGCTGCGGATCGGCTACGCCGTGCTGCCGCCCCGGCTGGTCCCGCCGGCCGCGATGACCGGCGCGGTGTTCTTCCCCAACGCGCTCGCCCAGGCGGCGGCCGTGGCCAGCCTGACGCCGGAGGTCGAGTCGGAGCTGACCCGGCGGTGCGCGGACCTGGTGACGGCACGTACCCGGCTGACCGGCGCGCTGCGTGACCTCGGGCTCACCGTGGCACCAAGCGAGGCGAACTTCCTGTGGCTGCCGCTGGGGGAGCGGGCCGTGCCGTTCGCCGACCGGGCCCGGGCGGCCGGGATCCTGGTGATGGCGCTGCCCGGGGCCGGGGTGCGGATCACCGTGGGCTCGGACGAGGCGAACGACCGGCTCCGCACGTTCGTCCGGGACCTGCTCGCCGAGGGCTTCTAG
- a CDS encoding dihydrofolate reductase family protein, producing the protein MAKLIYVTNVSIDGYIEDEKGVFAWLPPDDEVFTFTTDLLRSAGTFLYGRRLYESMAVWETDASLAARSDLMAEFANVWQAADKIVYSTTLTTAATARTSVERRFDPAAVRRLKATAGSDITIGGADLAAQAIRAGLVDECQLIVWPTTVGGGKPGLPTGVRTDYEFLGERRFRNGVVLLRYRPLAD; encoded by the coding sequence ATGGCGAAGCTGATCTACGTGACGAACGTGTCGATCGACGGCTACATCGAGGACGAGAAAGGAGTCTTCGCCTGGCTGCCACCCGACGACGAGGTCTTCACGTTCACCACCGATCTCCTGCGGTCGGCGGGCACCTTCCTCTACGGGCGGCGCCTGTACGAGTCGATGGCCGTCTGGGAGACCGACGCTTCGCTGGCCGCGCGGTCCGACCTGATGGCCGAGTTCGCGAACGTCTGGCAGGCGGCCGACAAGATCGTCTACTCCACGACCCTCACCACGGCGGCCACGGCCCGCACCAGCGTGGAGCGCCGGTTCGACCCCGCCGCCGTGCGCCGGCTGAAGGCCACGGCCGGCAGCGACATCACCATCGGCGGTGCCGACCTGGCGGCGCAGGCCATCCGGGCCGGACTCGTCGACGAGTGCCAGCTGATCGTCTGGCCCACGACCGTCGGCGGCGGCAAGCCGGGACTGCCCACCGGCGTACGCACCGACTACGAGTTCCTCGGCGAACGCCGATTCCGCAACGGCGTCGTCCTCCTCCGTTACCGCCCGCTCGCCGACTGA
- a CDS encoding AEC family transporter, protein MSLVSAFVPIWILTAVGYTACRRGLLGAAAASVLGRFVFHLAMPAALFLALSRTPLAGFAGRSLLAFAASTVAVVGLGWAGASRLFGREPGERPIWGMAAGYVNSANLGIPIATQILGDVSFLAEVVLLQVLVVTPVILVPLDRHRDPTARVRVRRIASLPVRNPVILASLLGVACSAAGLRPPAAVGASLTLLSGAAVPAALVALGASLHRPAPSRAAPAEWAELAVITALKLVAQPVLAYAAGLALHLSAPQLLAVVVCAGLPTAQNTFIYSQEYGVGEAVANRAVAVTTTLSLATLAAAAALLG, encoded by the coding sequence ATGAGCCTGGTGTCGGCGTTCGTGCCGATCTGGATCCTCACCGCGGTCGGCTACACGGCCTGTCGTCGGGGGCTGCTGGGCGCGGCGGCGGCGTCGGTGCTCGGCCGGTTCGTGTTCCACCTCGCGATGCCGGCCGCCCTGTTCCTGGCCCTGTCCCGAACGCCGCTGGCCGGGTTCGCCGGCCGCTCGCTGCTCGCCTTCGCGGCGAGCACCGTCGCGGTCGTCGGGCTCGGCTGGGCCGGCGCGAGCCGGCTGTTCGGTCGCGAGCCCGGCGAACGGCCGATCTGGGGCATGGCCGCCGGGTACGTGAACTCGGCGAACCTCGGCATCCCCATCGCCACGCAGATCCTCGGCGACGTGTCGTTCCTCGCGGAGGTGGTGCTGTTGCAGGTGCTTGTGGTGACGCCGGTGATCCTGGTCCCCCTGGACCGACACCGCGATCCGACCGCGCGGGTCCGGGTCCGCCGGATCGCCTCCCTGCCGGTACGCAACCCGGTGATCCTGGCGTCGCTGCTCGGTGTGGCGTGCTCGGCCGCCGGCCTGCGTCCGCCGGCCGCCGTCGGCGCGTCGCTCACCCTGCTGTCCGGCGCCGCGGTTCCGGCCGCCCTGGTCGCGCTCGGCGCGTCCCTGCACCGCCCGGCGCCGTCGCGGGCCGCGCCGGCCGAGTGGGCCGAGCTGGCCGTGATCACCGCGCTGAAGCTCGTGGCGCAGCCGGTCCTCGCGTACGCGGCCGGGCTGGCGCTGCACCTGTCCGCGCCGCAGTTGCTCGCCGTCGTGGTGTGCGCGGGCCTGCCGACCGCGCAGAACACGTTCATCTACAGCCAGGAGTACGGCGTCGGCGAGGCGGTGGCCAACCGGGCGGTGGCGGTGACCACGACGCTGTCGCTCGCCACCCTGGCCGCAGCGGCGGCGCTGCTCGGGTAG
- a CDS encoding MmcQ/YjbR family DNA-binding protein has protein sequence MPHPIMFDEADPLLGRLRTLALAFPDAAEKISHGRPAFYTTKVFAYYGGSVKVDGVYQQHGQSVIVLVDPDERTALLAEDRCFVPAYLGASGWVGVDLTDDIGWDEVGELLDASYRRTAGARRITLLDSRRP, from the coding sequence ATGCCGCACCCCATCATGTTCGACGAGGCGGACCCGCTCCTGGGCCGGCTGCGAACGCTCGCCCTGGCCTTCCCCGACGCGGCCGAGAAGATCTCCCATGGGCGTCCCGCCTTCTACACCACCAAAGTCTTCGCCTACTACGGGGGATCGGTGAAGGTCGACGGCGTCTATCAACAGCACGGACAGTCGGTGATCGTGCTGGTCGACCCCGACGAGCGCACGGCGCTGCTGGCCGAAGACCGTTGCTTCGTGCCGGCCTACCTGGGGGCCTCCGGGTGGGTCGGTGTGGACCTCACCGATGACATTGGCTGGGATGAGGTCGGCGAGCTACTCGACGCCAGCTACCGACGTACGGCCGGGGCACGCAGGATCACGCTGCTCGACTCCCGACGGCCCTGA
- a CDS encoding response regulator transcription factor yields the protein MTIRVLLADDQAMIRSGLKLILEDQSDISVIAEASDGVDAIAQARQLRPDVCLVDIRMPRLDGIEVTRALAGPRVPNPMRVIVVTTFDLDEYVYGALRGGAAGFILKDAGPALLVEAVRAAHNGDALVSPSVTVRLLRHLTAPKPEPDKSLPSLSEREIEVVREIARGRTNLEIGSELFISLSTVKSHVSTIQTKLGLRNRTEIAVWAWEHRIVEAA from the coding sequence ATGACAATCCGCGTACTGCTCGCCGACGACCAGGCGATGATCCGCAGTGGCCTGAAGCTCATCCTCGAAGACCAGTCGGACATCAGCGTCATCGCCGAGGCGTCAGACGGTGTCGACGCAATCGCCCAGGCCCGCCAGTTGCGCCCCGACGTCTGCCTGGTGGACATCCGAATGCCCCGGCTCGACGGCATCGAGGTGACCCGGGCACTGGCCGGGCCCCGCGTACCCAACCCGATGCGGGTCATCGTCGTCACCACATTCGACCTCGACGAATACGTGTACGGGGCACTGCGCGGCGGCGCGGCCGGCTTCATCCTCAAAGACGCCGGCCCGGCCCTGCTGGTCGAGGCCGTACGCGCCGCCCACAACGGCGATGCGCTGGTCTCCCCGTCGGTCACCGTACGGCTGCTACGCCACCTGACCGCGCCGAAACCAGAACCCGACAAGTCGCTGCCGTCGTTGTCGGAACGCGAGATCGAGGTGGTACGGGAGATCGCGCGCGGCCGGACCAACCTGGAGATCGGGTCCGAGCTGTTCATCTCCCTGAGTACGGTCAAGAGTCACGTCTCGACCATCCAGACAAAGCTCGGCCTACGCAACCGCACCGAGATCGCCGTTTGGGCCTGGGAGCACCGGATCGTCGAAGCTGCTTGA
- a CDS encoding histidine kinase encodes MSICHRLFRAAATAGLAVVFLAAIGIEAAAIAQTWGVRYWLAGGSAAVVVCVLALVRRRQRAWAAIAGLGIAGLAIAGARLFHLPTEPGPAMALALAVLVGSAVRALPPVPAGVLAAGGLAVVGGACLAARPHASGTTSGASGVVLMNVVAWLGAVTAGLALRLLDDRAAATAEKVRRDERLELARELHDVVAHHITGMLIQAQAAHVVARKDPGQVAESLTGIEAAGTEAMRAMRRVVGLLRDAEDAPPASAGPEQLGVLVERFNRQGPPVRLRMPEQRTAWPPEVTSTVYRIVREALTNVARHAPHAHGVTVTVDQNPAGVRVEVVDDAPPGPARAAHRGGYGLVGMRERVETLGGSLAAGPHPDAGWSVLATLPINEGRPR; translated from the coding sequence GTGAGCATCTGTCACCGGCTGTTCCGGGCCGCGGCCACGGCGGGACTCGCCGTGGTCTTCCTCGCCGCGATCGGCATCGAGGCCGCGGCGATCGCCCAGACCTGGGGCGTCCGGTACTGGCTGGCGGGCGGTTCGGCCGCCGTCGTGGTCTGTGTGCTGGCGCTGGTACGACGGCGGCAGCGGGCGTGGGCGGCGATCGCCGGTCTTGGGATCGCTGGACTGGCCATCGCGGGGGCCCGGCTGTTCCACCTCCCGACCGAGCCGGGACCGGCCATGGCGCTGGCGCTCGCCGTCCTCGTCGGGTCGGCGGTGCGAGCCCTGCCTCCCGTACCGGCTGGTGTACTTGCCGCCGGAGGGCTCGCGGTGGTCGGCGGCGCCTGTCTCGCCGCACGGCCGCATGCCTCGGGCACCACCTCGGGCGCCTCCGGGGTCGTGTTGATGAATGTCGTGGCCTGGCTCGGCGCGGTCACGGCCGGGCTGGCACTGCGGCTGCTGGACGACCGGGCGGCGGCCACCGCCGAGAAGGTGCGCCGGGACGAGCGGCTGGAACTGGCCCGGGAACTGCACGACGTGGTGGCCCACCACATCACCGGCATGCTGATCCAGGCGCAGGCCGCCCACGTCGTCGCGCGCAAAGACCCGGGGCAGGTGGCCGAGTCGCTGACGGGGATCGAGGCCGCCGGCACCGAGGCGATGCGCGCGATGCGCCGCGTGGTCGGGTTGCTACGCGATGCCGAGGACGCTCCACCCGCCTCGGCCGGGCCGGAACAGCTCGGCGTACTCGTCGAGCGCTTCAACCGGCAGGGCCCGCCGGTGCGCCTGCGGATGCCCGAGCAGAGGACGGCATGGCCACCGGAGGTGACCAGCACCGTGTACCGGATCGTCCGGGAGGCGCTGACGAACGTGGCCCGCCACGCGCCGCACGCCCACGGCGTCACCGTCACCGTCGACCAGAACCCCGCCGGCGTCAGGGTCGAGGTGGTCGACGACGCGCCACCGGGCCCCGCCCGCGCCGCCCACCGGGGCGGGTACGGCCTCGTCGGCATGCGCGAACGCGTCGAAACCCTCGGCGGTTCGCTCGCCGCCGGTCCCCACCCCGACGCCGGCTGGTCGGTCCTGGCCACCCTGCCTATCAATGAGGGACGGCCGCGATGA
- a CDS encoding ABC transporter ATP-binding protein, with protein MQTPLVLHAERLTKRYGRRTALTDCDLRIPRGHVVGLVGPNGAGKSTLLQLACGLIGPTSGTLSVLGSRPAADAAHLARVGFVAQDTPVYAAFTVADHLKMGAWLNPSWDPALAERRIVEVGLDPAQKAGRLSGGQRAQLAMAIAAAKRPELLIFDEPAAALDPLARMDFMRGLVEFVGELGASAVLSSHLLSDVEQVCDYLVVLCASRIQIAGPVRDLLTAHRRIVGDPAKMPATIPAGVEVIWAEHGRALVRGDAAVRAGDAEPVTLEELVLAYMSRAAGTGAAPRASAAVPR; from the coding sequence ATGCAAACACCACTCGTCCTGCACGCCGAGCGGCTGACCAAACGGTACGGCCGCCGCACCGCATTGACCGACTGCGACCTGAGAATCCCGCGCGGGCATGTCGTCGGGCTGGTCGGCCCGAACGGTGCCGGCAAGTCCACACTCCTCCAACTGGCCTGCGGCCTGATCGGACCGACCTCAGGTACGTTGTCCGTCCTCGGGTCCAGACCGGCAGCCGACGCGGCGCACCTGGCCCGGGTCGGCTTCGTCGCCCAGGACACCCCGGTGTACGCCGCGTTCACCGTCGCCGACCATCTGAAGATGGGTGCGTGGCTGAACCCGTCCTGGGACCCGGCGCTGGCCGAGCGGCGGATCGTGGAGGTCGGCCTGGACCCCGCACAGAAGGCGGGCCGGCTCTCCGGCGGCCAGCGCGCGCAGCTCGCGATGGCCATCGCCGCTGCGAAGCGACCCGAGCTGCTCATCTTCGACGAGCCCGCCGCCGCGCTGGATCCCCTGGCACGCATGGACTTCATGCGCGGCCTCGTGGAGTTCGTGGGCGAACTCGGCGCCAGTGCCGTGCTCTCGTCGCACTTGTTGAGCGACGTCGAGCAGGTCTGTGACTACCTCGTCGTGCTCTGCGCCTCGCGCATCCAGATCGCCGGTCCGGTCCGGGACCTGCTCACCGCGCACCGCCGGATCGTCGGCGATCCGGCGAAGATGCCGGCCACGATACCCGCCGGGGTCGAGGTCATCTGGGCGGAGCACGGCCGCGCCCTGGTCCGGGGCGACGCAGCGGTACGGGCCGGGGACGCCGAGCCGGTCACGCTGGAGGAGCTGGTCCTCGCCTACATGTCGCGGGCCGCCGGAACGGGTGCCGCGCCCCGCGCGAGTGCGGCGGTGCCACGATGA
- a CDS encoding ABC transporter permease subunit, with the protein MSLRQFRIQALVGAILLVLAAIYLLQLGGDIHAARDTSQLPSRYGQTMLFLAAGAGLVPALIGAFWGAPLIARELETGTHRLVWNQSVPRRRWLAVKLTVLGLASMAVAGTLSALLTWAATPVDQVTGDRFSALLFGARGVAPIGYAVFGFTFGAVTGLLVRRTLPAMAMVFLAVIAVQVAVPNLLRPHYLPAERVTVAMSADAINQARMLGSITGGPVVGGLEVPDAWVTDTSKLLTPDGRQLSDAAFDECFTNAPKTGATGTFGDTAVCLGKLDLHVDLVYQPNRRFWPFQWIELALYLGLSALLAAVGLWRIQRRVS; encoded by the coding sequence ATGAGCCTGCGGCAGTTCCGCATCCAGGCGCTCGTCGGAGCGATCCTCTTGGTCCTGGCCGCCATCTATTTGCTCCAACTCGGCGGAGACATCCATGCCGCACGTGACACATCCCAGCTTCCGAGCCGGTACGGGCAGACGATGCTGTTCCTCGCCGCCGGCGCCGGTCTGGTACCCGCGCTCATCGGTGCGTTCTGGGGTGCGCCGCTCATCGCCCGGGAACTGGAGACCGGCACCCATCGGCTGGTGTGGAACCAAAGCGTGCCCCGCCGCCGCTGGCTCGCGGTCAAGCTGACGGTTCTCGGCCTTGCCAGCATGGCCGTAGCCGGCACACTCAGCGCCCTGCTGACCTGGGCGGCGACCCCAGTCGACCAGGTGACCGGCGACCGGTTCAGCGCACTCCTGTTCGGCGCACGCGGTGTCGCGCCCATCGGGTACGCCGTCTTCGGCTTCACCTTCGGCGCCGTCACCGGGCTTCTGGTCCGCCGCACCCTGCCGGCGATGGCGATGGTGTTCCTCGCCGTGATCGCGGTGCAGGTCGCCGTGCCGAACCTGCTGCGACCGCACTACCTGCCCGCCGAGCGGGTCACCGTGGCGATGAGTGCCGACGCCATCAACCAGGCCCGAATGCTGGGCAGCATCACCGGCGGGCCGGTCGTCGGGGGGCTGGAGGTACCGGACGCCTGGGTCACGGACACCAGCAAGCTCTTGACACCCGACGGCCGGCAACTGTCCGACGCCGCCTTCGACGAGTGCTTCACCAACGCCCCGAAGACCGGCGCCACCGGGACGTTCGGTGACACTGCGGTATGTCTCGGCAAGCTCGACCTGCACGTGGACCTGGTCTACCAGCCCAACCGGCGATTCTGGCCCTTCCAGTGGATCGAGCTGGCGCTGTATCTCGGGCTCAGCGCGCTGCTCGCAGCGGTCGGCCTGTGGCGCATCCAACGCCGGGTCAGCTAG